In a single window of the Campylobacter magnus genome:
- a CDS encoding tyrosine-type recombinase/integrase has product MPNISKANLMDKDIKALPVKEKKYIKACGNPKELYIWIYPSKKKTFSLLYDGHYYMIKEFREGIFSVADARKEAIKMLKDLENGKDPKEQKENEKYTFGALFERYAELKRKKGLVSVDKTIVNRCKKYLLPSLAKRDIKSIKYSELLDILSPIFNPNEPNESKLDTIGKLIGYINEIFQIALKDGYLETMPLISALRKEFPSKTIFYAKNDIEANQKAITDLNELKEFIYDLKCYNGELSTKRALYLQLLVPNRAGNTAEAKWADIDLENGVWHIRSSEMKMKDKHEIALSKQVIELLRQQKLLTCDKEFVFASSESKSGHLQRDTISKNIRTTLGGKVDGKKGKWYGRATPHGFRATFKTICKNNIAQLLPLGISSDTIKACLAHKVTDKVEQAYLRQLATTEQKKILMQWYADFLESIEPLGIL; this is encoded by the coding sequence ATGCCAAATATATCAAAAGCAAATCTAATGGACAAAGATATAAAAGCTTTACCAGTAAAAGAAAAGAAGTATATAAAAGCTTGTGGTAATCCAAAGGAGCTTTATATATGGATATACCCTAGCAAAAAGAAAACTTTTAGCCTACTATATGATGGGCATTACTATATGATAAAAGAATTTAGAGAAGGAATTTTTAGCGTTGCGGATGCGAGAAAAGAAGCTATTAAAATGCTAAAAGATTTAGAAAATGGTAAAGATCCAAAAGAACAAAAAGAAAATGAGAAATATACATTTGGTGCACTCTTTGAGAGATATGCTGAGCTAAAAAGAAAAAAAGGATTAGTAAGTGTTGATAAGACAATAGTCAATAGATGTAAAAAATATTTACTGCCCAGTCTAGCAAAGCGTGATATAAAAAGCATAAAATATAGTGAGCTTTTGGATATTTTAAGCCCTATTTTTAATCCAAATGAGCCAAATGAGAGTAAGCTAGATACAATAGGCAAACTAATAGGCTATATAAACGAGATTTTTCAAATAGCTCTTAAAGATGGATATTTAGAAACTATGCCACTTATATCAGCTCTTAGAAAAGAATTTCCTAGCAAAACTATTTTTTACGCCAAAAACGATATAGAAGCCAACCAAAAAGCTATAACTGACTTGAATGAGCTAAAAGAGTTCATCTACGATTTAAAATGTTACAATGGAGAGTTAAGCACTAAAAGAGCCTTATATTTACAACTATTAGTGCCAAATCGTGCTGGTAATACAGCAGAAGCTAAATGGGCTGATATAGACTTAGAAAATGGTGTTTGGCATATCAGGTCTAGCGAAATGAAAATGAAAGACAAGCACGAAATAGCACTATCAAAGCAAGTCATAGAGCTACTAAGACAACAAAAACTGCTAACTTGTGATAAAGAATTTGTCTTTGCTTCAAGTGAAAGTAAAAGTGGCCACTTACAAAGAGATACGATCAGCAAAAATATCCGCACTACACTAGGTGGCAAAGTTGATGGTAAAAAAGGCAAATGGTATGGCAGAGCCACTCCTCACGGATTTAGAGCGACTTTTAAAACTATTTGTAAAAATAATATAGCACAATTACTTCCACTTGGCATAAGCTCTGATACCATAAAAGCTTGTTTAGCTCACAAAGTTACTGACAAAGTAGAACAAGCTTATCTTAGACAATTAGCCACAACAGAACAAAAGAAAATTCTAATGCAATGGTATGCTGACTTTTTAGAGAGTATTGAGCCTTTGGGAATTTTATAA
- the gmd gene encoding GDP-mannose 4,6-dehydratase translates to MSKIALVTGATGQDGAYLSRYLVDLGYKVFGAYRRAASTNLWRLSELKLLDEANFSLIELDITDPVSCINAIKVAKPSEIYNLAAQSFVGASFKEPLHTSYASGIAVLNLLEAIRLSDKSIKFYQAGTSEMFGKVQAIPQNESTPFYPRSPYGVAKLYGHFMSINYRESYDIFAACGILFNHESPLRGLEFVTRKITNSAAKIALGKLDCLELGNLEAKRDWGFAKDYVKGMHAMLQAPKADTFVLASGITTTVRDFVKMSFEALDIALVFEGEGVNEVARDKKTGKVVVKVNPEFFRPAEVDLLIGDASKAKEQLNWSAKTNLNELCAMMVKADLERAKNGFEF, encoded by the coding sequence ATGAGCAAAATCGCATTAGTAACAGGCGCTACAGGACAAGATGGCGCATATCTTTCACGCTATTTAGTAGACCTTGGATATAAGGTATTTGGCGCTTACCGCAGAGCAGCTAGCACAAATCTTTGGCGCTTAAGCGAGCTAAAACTACTTGATGAGGCAAATTTCAGTCTAATTGAACTTGATATTACTGATCCAGTTAGCTGTATAAATGCTATAAAGGTAGCAAAACCAAGCGAAATCTATAACCTTGCAGCACAAAGCTTTGTCGGAGCTAGCTTTAAAGAGCCACTTCACACTAGCTATGCAAGCGGAATTGCTGTGCTAAACTTGCTTGAAGCTATTCGCCTAAGCGATAAGAGCATTAAGTTTTATCAAGCAGGCACTAGCGAGATGTTTGGCAAAGTCCAAGCCATACCACAAAATGAAAGCACTCCATTTTATCCACGCTCGCCATACGGAGTAGCAAAGCTTTATGGACATTTTATGAGTATAAACTACCGCGAAAGCTACGATATTTTCGCAGCTTGCGGAATTTTGTTTAACCACGAAAGTCCACTAAGAGGCTTAGAGTTCGTAACTCGCAAAATCACAAATAGTGCTGCTAAAATCGCACTTGGCAAGCTTGATTGCTTAGAGCTTGGAAACTTGGAGGCTAAGCGTGATTGGGGCTTTGCAAAAGACTATGTAAAGGGCATGCACGCAATGCTTCAAGCTCCAAAAGCAGATACTTTCGTACTAGCTAGCGGCATTACTACCACTGTGCGTGATTTTGTAAAAATGAGCTTTGAGGCACTTGATATTGCGCTTGTCTTTGAAGGCGAGGGCGTAAATGAAGTAGCCAGAGACAAAAAAACTGGCAAAGTGGTAGTAAAAGTAAATCCTGAGTTCTTCCGCCCAGCAGAGGTGGATTTACTAATAGGTGATGCTAGTAAGGCAAAAGAGCAGCTTAACTGGAGCGCAAAAACAAATCTAAATGAGCTTTGTGCAATGATGGTAAAAGCTGATTTAGAGCGTGCAAAAAACGGCTTTGAGTTTTAA
- a CDS encoding ABC transporter permease: protein MKELWQYRYFIISSIKTDFSTRFARSKLGGLWLLISPLAQVLMYALVLSYALRAKLPGVDSQFAYAIYLISGMMAWALFSDTVLSCMNCFVKNANILKKLAFPRMCLPIIATGSSVFTNVVLVVVSIVIAFFCGANIGFNLIYIPLLATLLLALGFGAGLLCGVVNVFLRDLGHFIGILLQFGFWFTPIVYMINLIPPQYQHLMYFNPLACVIEGYHNVILYNKAPDFSLLIYPSILAFLLIVLGIFVYKRAKDDMADVL, encoded by the coding sequence ATGAAAGAACTTTGGCAATATAGATATTTTATTATTTCATCAATTAAGACCGATTTTTCCACTCGTTTTGCTAGATCAAAGCTTGGTGGACTTTGGCTTTTGATTAGCCCTTTAGCGCAAGTTCTTATGTATGCCTTGGTGCTTTCATACGCACTAAGAGCGAAATTGCCAGGGGTTGATAGTCAGTTTGCTTATGCTATTTATCTTATATCTGGTATGATGGCGTGGGCACTTTTTAGTGATACTGTGCTATCTTGTATGAACTGCTTTGTTAAAAATGCAAATATACTAAAAAAACTTGCTTTTCCCAGGATGTGTTTACCCATAATTGCTACTGGAAGTTCTGTTTTTACCAATGTAGTTTTGGTGGTAGTAAGCATTGTAATTGCCTTTTTTTGTGGAGCAAATATAGGCTTTAATCTTATTTATATACCTTTACTTGCTACTTTGCTTCTAGCTCTTGGTTTTGGTGCTGGGCTGCTGTGTGGTGTGGTAAATGTATTTTTGCGTGATTTAGGGCATTTTATAGGAATTCTACTTCAGTTTGGCTTTTGGTTTACACCTATTGTGTATATGATAAATTTAATACCGCCACAATATCAACATTTAATGTATTTTAATCCCCTTGCTTGCGTGATAGAAGGCTATCATAATGTTATTTTATACAACAAAGCCCCTGATTTTTCTTTGCTGATTTATCCTAGTATTTTGGCTTTTTTGCTTATAGTTCTTGGGATTTTTGTGTATAAAAGGGCAAAAGATGATATGGCGGATGTGCTATGA
- a CDS encoding ABC transporter ATP-binding protein, giving the protein MILSVKNLSKSYKNYSSNLRRVLSYFGLGKAASQEIKIIKNISFEVPKGQSIGLIGQNGAGKSTLLKMITGTLSPSSGTITVNGKICAILELGMGFIPDLSGRENAYQTASLFGHSKAEIDEKIAYIKDFAEIGEYFDQPVRLYSSGMQVRLAFAVSTAWRPDILIIDEALSVGDAYFQNKSFARIQQMKEKGTTLLLVSHDLNAIVAVCERAILIEKGEILKDGQPGAVLDYYNALISQKEGVKISQSVDENGVVKTISGNGKAELASAYILNSKGNKSTKLLSGEKVRFCFSFRANEDLDDLVFGFLIKSRLAIEIYGTNTYLQKFPLSLKKGEQKSLCFELDLNIGVGVYSISTALHSGNFHLENNYEWHDNATIFEVLDEIADFKGLAKLNPKIILE; this is encoded by the coding sequence ATGATATTAAGCGTAAAAAACCTTAGCAAAAGCTATAAAAATTATTCGAGCAATTTGCGCCGTGTGCTTAGCTATTTTGGGCTTGGCAAGGCAGCCAGCCAAGAGATAAAAATCATAAAAAACATTAGCTTTGAAGTGCCAAAAGGGCAGTCAATAGGACTAATCGGTCAAAACGGCGCTGGTAAAAGCACACTTTTAAAGATGATTACTGGCACTCTAAGCCCTAGCAGCGGCACAATAACTGTAAATGGCAAGATTTGCGCTATTTTGGAGCTTGGTATGGGGTTTATCCCTGATCTTAGCGGGCGTGAAAATGCATATCAAACTGCTAGTCTTTTTGGTCACAGCAAGGCTGAGATTGATGAAAAAATCGCCTATATAAAAGACTTTGCTGAGATTGGCGAGTATTTTGACCAGCCTGTTAGACTATATAGTAGTGGTATGCAAGTGCGTCTTGCTTTTGCAGTATCTACTGCGTGGAGACCTGACATTCTTATAATAGATGAGGCTCTAAGCGTAGGTGATGCGTATTTTCAAAACAAAAGTTTTGCTAGAATACAGCAGATGAAGGAAAAAGGCACTACGCTTTTGCTGGTCTCTCACGACCTAAATGCTATTGTGGCTGTGTGCGAAAGGGCAATTCTCATTGAAAAAGGAGAGATTTTAAAAGACGGCCAGCCGGGCGCAGTGTTAGATTATTATAACGCGCTAATCTCGCAAAAAGAAGGTGTAAAAATCAGCCAAAGCGTAGATGAAAATGGCGTAGTAAAAACCATTTCAGGCAATGGTAAGGCAGAGCTTGCGAGTGCTTATATCCTAAACTCAAAGGGAAATAAAAGCACTAAGCTTTTAAGTGGAGAAAAAGTGAGATTTTGCTTTAGTTTTAGAGCAAATGAGGATTTAGATGACCTTGTTTTTGGCTTTTTAATTAAAAGTCGCTTAGCCATTGAGATTTATGGCACAAATACTTATTTACAAAAGTTTCCACTTAGCTTAAAAAAAGGCGAGCAAAAAAGTCTGTGCTTTGAGCTTGATTTAAATATTGGAGTAGGGGTTTATAGCATTTCAACCGCACTGCACTCTGGAAACTTTCACCTAGAAAATAACTATGAATGGCATGATAATGCTACTATTTTTGAAGTGCTTGATGAAATAGCAGATTTTAAAGGCCTAGCAAAATTAAATCCTAAAATCATCTTGGAGTAA
- a CDS encoding glycosyltransferase produces the protein MKTLAYHSPFLPQKSGISHYSSELLSALKAHYDITLVSDETELLDQEFPIITYERFYELMSNENTAFDRVIYNMGNNPLHYNIYKCALNYPSVVILHDFFIPIFMRACYDYDDILQKEIFKEYGFQGLFEYFYNSYESFAKKYPLNRSLIECSKTIIVHTKKAFSLANEIYKNNDFLNIMPLLRQNISLNKIKAKKELKLENTKTFGIFGFTHPIKQNLELLRSWARVMKDKNAVLFIVGENGLPDFNEKLKNFLAEQNITNAYIVGWADDELYKRYLSACDVSICLRKTHLGEASAALLDCLNYQTTTITNFSGFDDCAIYVPEVSDDGHELDAALLKAYNSDDSLAKRAKERIIKEHDPDMCAKKIFEITERAYREPKELKCFKNRILVDISAVFKTDPQTGISRVVWQELNALFQSTTLPVIPVYFDGHGYSSANEFMLKKLTLPFSINDEKIIPQKGDIFYALDFSVMYGCEPEIPLLEANKNGFFDELKKAGGKVFVRVYDLLPLTHPEFFPYHAGELHLRWCELLKDIDATLLAISSRVESDLKTYGFSKTKTLSLASHFKEYKKADKAKEPTFICVGTIEERKGIKAICLAFERLALIGANAKLIIVGRMGRVDDDFRAFLEHGEHENIIYKGFCSDDELAELYATSHALIAASYDEGFGLPLIESGLPVIARDIEIFREVLGGSALYFKDNLELMNILINYKNISLLPPKNTRTWGDVAKELLEIFGV, from the coding sequence GTGAAAACCCTAGCTTATCACTCACCATTTTTGCCACAAAAATCAGGAATTTCTCATTATAGTAGCGAGCTTTTGAGCGCTTTAAAAGCGCATTATGATATTACCTTGGTTAGTGATGAAACAGAACTTTTAGACCAAGAGTTTCCTATCATTACCTATGAGCGTTTTTATGAACTTATGAGTAATGAGAACACTGCTTTTGACCGTGTAATTTATAATATGGGAAATAATCCACTTCATTACAATATTTATAAATGTGCTCTAAATTATCCAAGCGTTGTTATTTTACACGACTTTTTTATTCCAATTTTTATGCGTGCTTGCTATGATTATGATGATATTTTACAAAAAGAAATTTTTAAAGAATATGGATTTCAAGGACTTTTTGAATATTTTTATAACTCTTATGAAAGTTTTGCTAAAAAATATCCACTAAATCGTTCTTTAATCGAGTGTTCAAAAACAATTATAGTGCATACTAAAAAAGCTTTTAGTCTAGCAAATGAAATTTATAAAAACAATGATTTTTTAAATATTATGCCACTTTTAAGACAAAATATAAGTCTAAATAAAATTAAAGCAAAAAAAGAATTAAAACTTGAAAATACAAAAACTTTTGGTATATTTGGATTTACTCATCCAATAAAGCAAAATTTAGAACTTTTGCGTTCTTGGGCTAGGGTTATGAAAGACAAAAACGCTGTTTTATTTATTGTTGGTGAAAATGGCTTACCAGATTTTAATGAAAAATTAAAAAACTTTTTAGCCGAACAAAATATCACAAACGCCTATATCGTTGGTTGGGCAGATGACGAGCTCTATAAGCGGTATCTAAGTGCTTGTGATGTTAGCATATGCTTGCGCAAAACTCATCTTGGAGAAGCTAGTGCTGCCCTGCTTGATTGTTTAAATTACCAAACTACTACTATTACAAACTTTTCTGGCTTTGATGACTGTGCTATTTATGTTCCCGAGGTTAGTGATGATGGCCATGAGCTTGATGCTGCGCTATTAAAAGCCTATAATAGCGATGATAGCTTGGCTAAAAGAGCCAAAGAGCGCATTATAAAAGAACACGACCCCGATATGTGTGCCAAGAAAATATTTGAAATTACAGAGAGAGCTTATAGAGAGCCAAAAGAGCTAAAATGCTTTAAAAATCGCATTTTAGTTGATATTAGTGCAGTATTTAAGACTGATCCGCAAACTGGAATTTCTAGAGTTGTTTGGCAAGAGTTAAATGCTTTATTTCAAAGTACTACTTTGCCAGTAATTCCTGTATATTTTGATGGGCATGGTTACAGCAGCGCAAATGAGTTTATGTTAAAAAAGCTAACCTTACCTTTTAGCATAAATGATGAAAAAATCATCCCACAAAAAGGCGATATATTCTACGCTCTTGATTTTAGTGTGATGTATGGCTGTGAGCCTGAAATACCACTTTTAGAGGCAAACAAAAACGGCTTTTTTGATGAGCTAAAAAAGGCTGGTGGCAAGGTATTTGTGCGAGTTTATGATCTTTTGCCGCTTACTCATCCAGAGTTCTTCCCTTATCATGCTGGAGAGCTTCATTTGCGCTGGTGCGAGCTTTTAAAAGACATTGATGCTACTTTACTAGCTATTTCTAGTAGAGTAGAGAGTGATTTAAAAACTTATGGCTTTAGCAAAACAAAAACACTTAGCCTAGCTTCACATTTTAAAGAATATAAAAAAGCAGATAAAGCAAAGGAGCCCACTTTTATCTGCGTTGGCACAATCGAGGAGCGAAAGGGTATAAAGGCTATTTGTTTAGCTTTTGAGCGTTTAGCCTTAATTGGTGCTAATGCAAAGCTTATTATAGTTGGTCGCATGGGACGAGTGGATGATGATTTTAGGGCTTTTTTAGAGCATGGCGAGCATGAAAACATCATTTACAAGGGCTTTTGCAGCGATGATGAACTAGCAGAGCTTTATGCTACTTCGCACGCGCTAATCGCAGCTAGCTATGATGAGGGCTTTGGTTTGCCTCTAATCGAGAGTGGCTTGCCAGTTATTGCTAGAGATATAGAGATTTTTAGAGAAGTTTTAGGGGGAAGCGCGCTTTATTTTAAGGATAATTTAGAGCTTATGAATATACTGATAAATTATAAAAATATAAGCCTTTTACCACCGAAAAATACTCGTACCTGGGGAGATGTGGCAAAGGAGCTTTTGGAGATTTTTGGAGTTTAA
- the dnaJ gene encoding molecular chaperone DnaJ: MLDYYEILGVVKGASTEEIKKAYRKLALKHHPDRNLGDKDAEEKFKEISEAYEVLSNEEKRSLYDRYGKEGLQSGFGDFRSGGMEFDFSDIFSSFFGGGGRNSRRNADIYETDLEILVTIDFNEAIFGCQKDISYTQKRPCKACEATGAKNGQKETCPHCGGSGQVGVRQGFMSIVQTCPHCYGTGQMIKEKCPECGGKAYEEEKVSISVQIPEGIDNGNRVRIASKGHEGKYGKGDLYVRIKVREDEHFVRHGNDVYIEVPVFFTQAMLGESVEIPTLRGTTTLKLPIGAKDKAQFAFEGEGVKNIRSGQIGRLIAQISVVTPSSLNDEQRELLSKLQNSFGIKSGEIKSEEGFFESAFEKIKGWFS, translated from the coding sequence ATTTTGGATTATTATGAAATTTTAGGCGTCGTAAAAGGCGCAAGCACAGAAGAGATAAAAAAAGCCTACCGCAAATTAGCTCTAAAGCACCACCCAGACCGCAATCTAGGCGATAAAGACGCTGAGGAAAAGTTTAAAGAAATAAGCGAAGCTTATGAGGTTTTAAGCAACGAAGAAAAACGCTCTTTATACGACAGATACGGCAAAGAAGGCTTACAAAGTGGCTTTGGGGATTTTAGAAGTGGTGGTATGGAGTTTGATTTTAGCGATATTTTTAGCTCGTTTTTTGGCGGTGGCGGCAGAAACTCACGAAGAAACGCTGATATTTATGAGACTGATTTAGAGATTTTAGTAACGATTGATTTTAACGAGGCAATTTTTGGCTGTCAAAAAGACATAAGCTATACGCAAAAACGCCCTTGTAAAGCCTGCGAGGCAACTGGGGCAAAAAATGGGCAAAAAGAAACCTGCCCACATTGTGGTGGTAGCGGTCAAGTGGGAGTTCGTCAAGGCTTTATGAGTATAGTCCAGACCTGTCCACACTGCTATGGCACTGGCCAGATGATAAAAGAAAAATGCCCAGAGTGTGGTGGCAAAGCCTACGAAGAAGAAAAAGTAAGCATAAGTGTCCAAATCCCAGAGGGCATAGATAATGGCAACCGTGTAAGAATAGCTAGCAAGGGGCATGAGGGCAAATACGGCAAGGGTGATTTGTATGTGCGAATAAAGGTGCGCGAAGACGAGCATTTCGTGCGTCATGGTAATGATGTGTATATAGAAGTGCCGGTGTTTTTTACCCAAGCTATGCTAGGCGAGAGCGTGGAAATTCCAACCTTGCGTGGAACAACTACGCTAAAACTACCAATAGGCGCAAAGGATAAGGCGCAATTTGCCTTTGAGGGCGAGGGTGTAAAAAATATCCGCTCTGGACAAATTGGCAGGCTAATAGCGCAAATCAGTGTCGTTACTCCAAGCTCACTAAATGACGAACAGCGTGAGCTTTTAAGCAAGCTTCAAAACAGCTTTGGCATAAAAAGCGGAGAAATAAAAAGCGAAGAGGGCTTTTTTGAGAGTGCGTTTGAGAAAATTAAAGGCTGGTTTAGCTAG
- a CDS encoding response regulator transcription factor, which translates to MINVLMIEDDTEFASVLAEYLSQYNIKITNYEDPYIGISAGIKNYDLLILDLTLPGMDGLEACKEIREKYDIPIIISSARSDVNDRVVGLQIGADDYLPKPYDPKEMHARIISLIRRYKKSLEQPVNASDSVFFVDDKRHEINFEGKPLTLTPAEYEILEYLIKQHSFSVSREQLVYHCKSLKDKDSKSLDVIIGRLRAKIGDNSKTPKHIFSVRGIGYKLIG; encoded by the coding sequence ATGATAAATGTTTTAATGATAGAAGACGATACTGAGTTTGCTTCGGTTTTGGCTGAGTATTTAAGCCAATATAACATAAAAATAACAAACTACGAAGATCCTTATATCGGCATAAGTGCTGGTATAAAAAACTATGATTTGCTGATTTTAGACCTTACTTTGCCTGGCATGGACGGGCTTGAAGCATGTAAAGAAATCCGTGAAAAATACGATATCCCAATCATCATTAGCTCAGCTAGATCTGATGTAAATGATAGAGTAGTAGGATTACAAATCGGCGCAGATGATTATTTGCCAAAACCTTATGATCCAAAAGAAATGCACGCTCGCATCATCTCTCTTATCCGCCGCTACAAAAAGAGCCTAGAGCAGCCTGTAAACGCTAGTGATTCAGTGTTTTTCGTAGATGACAAGCGCCATGAGATTAACTTTGAGGGCAAGCCACTTACTTTAACTCCAGCTGAGTATGAAATTTTAGAGTATCTAATCAAACAACATAGCTTTTCAGTCTCAAGAGAACAGCTAGTCTATCACTGCAAAAGCCTAAAAGACAAAGACTCAAAAAGCCTAGATGTAATCATCGGTCGCTTGCGTGCTAAAATCGGCGATAACTCAAAAACGCCAAAGCACATTTTCTCAGTGCGTGGCATAGGCTACAAGCTAATTGGCTAA
- a CDS encoding ArsS family sensor histidine kinase, with amino-acid sequence MKYTLRVRITLIFVVGFFLVSLLFYAFERLQNEQYTDKIRTNQLNAINWLVSLYNKASLPENWDEYFKNFDLAYVRDIELRNNLLSEAKSISSNETPLGVAEMIEYEGEPFLKLKNQGVVILLRSTQQSPKNTLLLAYALSVALIGGFCISFYGSLSPLRRLRADIKRFANGELDAMCNISVPKGEDEIEQVAYEFNKATCKIKDLLISRQLFLRTIMHELKTPIGKGRIMAEMLSETNQKERLISVFERLNMLINEFGKIEQLISKSYTLNLSDYRFSLVLEQVRDLLMLDDFSKHVFIKGEADPLLKVDFQLFSLAIKNLLDNAIKYSAEHKAILEIYDDMLCIKNPGKELEYPIEHYMQAFVRGKGQKTSGMGLGLYIIDSICAMHKYSLKYKYIDGFHCFYVIFHEHK; translated from the coding sequence ATGAAATACACATTGCGCGTTAGAATTACTCTTATTTTTGTGGTGGGGTTTTTTTTGGTTTCGCTGCTATTTTACGCCTTTGAGCGGCTACAAAACGAGCAATATACTGACAAAATCCGCACAAATCAGCTAAATGCCATAAACTGGCTAGTATCACTGTATAACAAAGCCAGCTTGCCTGAGAATTGGGATGAGTACTTTAAAAACTTTGATCTTGCTTATGTGCGTGATATTGAGCTTAGAAACAATCTGCTTAGCGAGGCAAAAAGTATTAGTTCAAACGAAACTCCGCTTGGCGTAGCTGAGATGATAGAGTATGAGGGCGAGCCTTTTTTAAAGCTTAAAAATCAAGGCGTGGTGATTTTATTGCGCTCCACACAGCAAAGCCCCAAAAACACGCTACTTCTAGCCTACGCACTTAGCGTGGCTTTGATTGGTGGATTTTGTATTTCTTTTTATGGCTCGCTCTCGCCGCTAAGACGGCTAAGGGCTGATATAAAGCGCTTTGCAAACGGCGAGCTAGATGCGATGTGTAATATCTCTGTGCCAAAGGGCGAAGATGAGATAGAACAAGTCGCTTATGAGTTTAACAAAGCTACTTGTAAAATAAAAGATCTGCTGATTTCTAGACAGCTGTTTTTGCGCACGATAATGCACGAGCTAAAAACGCCTATCGGCAAAGGTCGCATCATGGCTGAGATGCTAAGCGAAACAAACCAAAAAGAGCGTTTAATCAGCGTTTTTGAGCGGCTCAATATGCTTATAAATGAGTTTGGCAAAATCGAACAGCTCATCTCAAAAAGCTACACGCTAAACCTTAGCGACTATCGTTTTTCTTTGGTTTTAGAACAAGTTAGAGATTTATTGATGCTTGATGATTTTAGCAAACATGTTTTTATAAAAGGCGAGGCTGACCCGCTTTTAAAAGTAGATTTTCAGCTTTTTAGCTTAGCGATAAAAAACCTGCTAGATAACGCTATTAAATACTCAGCCGAGCACAAAGCGATTTTGGAAATTTATGATGATATGCTTTGTATCAAAAATCCTGGCAAAGAGCTAGAATATCCTATAGAGCATTACATGCAAGCCTTCGTGCGTGGAAAAGGGCAAAAAACCTCAGGCATGGGGCTTGGGCTTTATATCATAGATAGCATTTGTGCGATGCATAAATACAGCCTTAAATACAAGTATATTGATGGCTTTCATTGCTTTTATGTGATTTTTCATGAGCATAAGTAG
- a CDS encoding recombination protein RecR encodes MSISRFEELAASFARLPGVGKKSAQKYAYFVALGDPFFGQNLAHQIEEAVRFLHSCERCGFIAEGEICEICADELRNHDLLCVVESAKDIITIENSRSYDGLYFVLKSTDELLNLERAIEQNGSKELIFALTPGLASDAVMLLVENELSAKLPELKFSKIAQGVPTGVSLENIDLLSLSKALKDRNNI; translated from the coding sequence ATGAGCATAAGTAGATTTGAAGAGCTAGCTGCAAGCTTTGCCCGCTTGCCTGGCGTGGGCAAAAAATCAGCGCAAAAATACGCTTATTTCGTAGCACTAGGCGATCCCTTTTTTGGGCAAAATCTAGCCCACCAAATAGAAGAAGCAGTTAGATTTTTGCATAGCTGTGAGCGTTGTGGCTTTATCGCTGAGGGCGAAATTTGCGAGATTTGCGCTGATGAGCTTAGAAATCACGATTTGCTTTGCGTGGTTGAGAGCGCAAAAGACATCATCACAATCGAAAACTCACGCTCATATGACGGGCTGTATTTCGTGCTAAAAAGCACTGATGAGCTCTTAAATTTAGAGCGAGCCATAGAGCAAAATGGATCAAAAGAACTCATCTTTGCGCTAACTCCTGGGCTAGCAAGTGACGCAGTAATGCTGCTAGTAGAAAATGAGCTAAGCGCAAAGCTGCCTGAGCTAAAGTTTAGCAAAATCGCTCAAGGCGTACCAACTGGAGTGAGCCTAGAAAATATAGATCTTCTCTCACTCTCAAAAGCCCTAAAAGATAGAAATAATATTTAG
- a CDS encoding NfeD family protein produces MISALFGSLALVFFIIELVFLDFSCFLIALALGISAICSLFIELSIAIWAVISALLAVIFFFTIRAPLKRFFMSKKSKDDFLDESGQGMVKEGMIYFKGTLWRADTSGLSEGQSVKVKGIQNGKIIIEKS; encoded by the coding sequence ATGATATCAGCACTTTTTGGCTCGCTAGCACTAGTTTTTTTTATTATTGAGCTGGTGTTTTTGGATTTTAGCTGTTTTCTCATCGCCTTAGCACTTGGGATTAGTGCGATTTGCTCACTTTTTATAGAGCTTAGCATTGCTATTTGGGCGGTGATTTCAGCGCTTTTGGCTGTGATTTTTTTCTTTACGATTAGGGCGCCTTTAAAACGCTTTTTTATGAGCAAAAAGAGCAAGGATGACTTTTTAGACGAAAGTGGGCAAGGCATGGTAAAAGAGGGCATGATATACTTTAAAGGCACGCTGTGGAGAGCTGATACCAGCGGCCTAAGCGAGGGGCAGAGCGTAAAAGTAAAAGGCATACAAAACGGTAAAATCATTATAGAAAAAAGCTAG